One window from the genome of Cinclus cinclus unplaced genomic scaffold, bCinCin1.1 SCAFFOLD_32, whole genome shotgun sequence encodes:
- the LOC134057341 gene encoding olfactory receptor 14A16-like: protein MSNSSSIRHFLLLALADTRQLQLLHFCLFLGISLAALLANGLIISAVACGHHLHTPMFFFLLNLALTDLGSICTTVPKAMHNSLWHTNNISYSACAAQVFFFSYFMSAEIYLLTIMSYDRYVSICKPLHYGTLLGSRACAHMAAAAWASAFLYSLLHTANTFSLPLCHGNALGQFFCEIPQILKLSCSHSYLRELGLLAVSVCLVFGCFVFIVFSYVQIFRAVLRIPSEQGRHKAFSTCLPHLAVVSLFISTGVFAYLKPPSISSPSLDLSLSVLYSVVPPALNPLIYSLRNQELKAALWTLMTGRFHKQ, encoded by the coding sequence atgtccaacagcagctccatcaggcacttcctcctgctggcattggcagacacgcggcagctgcagctcctgcacttctgcctcttcctgggcatctccctggctgccctcctggccaacggcctcatcatcagcgccgtagcctgcggccaccacctgcacacccccatgttcttcttcctgctcaacctggccctcactgacctgggctccatctgcaccactgtccccaaagccatgcacaattccctctggcacaccaacaacatctcctactctgcatgtgctgctcaggtgtttttcttttcgTACTTCATGTCAGCAGAGATTTACCTTCTGACCATCATgagctacgaccgctacgtgtccatctgcaaacccctgcactacgggaccctcctgggcagcagagcttgtgcccacatggcagcagctgcctgggccagtgcctttctctattccctgctgcacacagccaatacattttccctgccgctgtgccatggcaatgccctgggccagttcttctgtgaaatcccccagatcctcaaactctcctgctcacactcctacctcagggaacttgggcttcTTGCTGTTAGTGTCTGTTTGgtatttggttgttttgtgttcattgttttctcctatgtgcagatcttcagggctgtgctgaggatcccctctgagcagggaaggcacaaagccttttccacctgcctccctcacctggccgtggtTTCCCTGTTTATTAGCactggggtttttgcctacctgaagcccccctccatctcctccccatccctggatctgtccctgtcagttctgtactcagtggtgcctccagccctgaaccccctcatctacagcctgaggaaccaggagctcaaggctgcactgtggacactgatgactggaaGGTTTCACAAACAGTGA